Proteins encoded in a region of the Paenibacillus pedocola genome:
- a CDS encoding YveK family protein, translating to MSAQELDLRDYFQIVRKRLWMIVSIVIVVCLLAGVYSLYIKNPVYEASTKIIVNQTQQVQSITSQLDLNQINTNIQLINTYKEIIKTPAILDVVAKEYPQFNTTAEELLKKVNVSSVNNTQVMTLVVRDNSYQRAAEIVNAISLVFKQEIPSLFNVQNVSILNEAKLNPTVAPGPVEPNVVMNLAIAFIVSLMIGLGIAFLLEYMDDTLKTEEDIEKYLGLPTIAMITRLGQEETKSTETQAQKLSRKAGDLEHVTAAK from the coding sequence TTGTCAGCACAAGAATTGGATCTTCGCGATTATTTTCAGATTGTAAGAAAGAGACTGTGGATGATTGTTAGTATTGTTATCGTCGTCTGTCTTCTTGCCGGTGTGTATAGTCTGTACATTAAGAATCCGGTATATGAAGCGTCAACGAAGATTATTGTTAATCAGACACAGCAAGTGCAGTCAATAACATCACAGCTGGATTTGAATCAGATTAATACTAATATTCAATTAATTAACACGTACAAGGAAATTATTAAGACACCAGCCATTCTGGATGTTGTAGCCAAGGAATATCCGCAATTTAACACTACTGCAGAAGAGTTGCTGAAGAAGGTAAATGTGAGTTCCGTAAATAATACGCAGGTGATGACACTTGTCGTTCGAGATAATTCTTATCAGAGAGCAGCAGAAATCGTGAATGCCATTTCACTTGTGTTCAAGCAGGAGATCCCTTCCCTGTTCAATGTACAGAACGTATCCATTTTGAATGAAGCCAAGCTTAACCCTACAGTTGCACCAGGACCGGTTGAACCTAATGTAGTGATGAACCTGGCGATTGCCTTTATCGTTTCGCTGATGATCGGCCTGGGGATTGCCTTCCTGCTGGAGTACATGGATGACACCCTGAAGACGGAAGAGGACATCGAAAAATACCTGGGTCTGCCAACTATAGCAATGATAACCAGACTCGGACAAGAAGAGACCAAGTCTACAGAAACGCAAGCACAGAAGCTATCCAGAAAGGCAGGGGATCTCGAACATGTCACAGCAGCCAAATAA
- a CDS encoding S-layer homology domain-containing protein — translation MSLKKKLAVSTLAVSMAAASVAGFPFSSEGLAKHLTGVASAAAVDHNAVKTKIKAIYSNLTATEVTYLQNYSKEVAGIDQAKFEEIFAPVLGKLQLNSEDKATSLKLFKSVSSVVYDVYANDFDVLKNIRYDVNNVKLFNNIAAKAKVDSLSFDDILDFFFATNGVEAELRALLGSKSTADMINLIGNPESQKTLVKDAVYKVLEHKTGVGALTVSDAVYNLGITADDLVKTFDNVNTQIKSAKPAAQALALAYIRTYPLVSGGGTGGTGGGTTVTTPVATPGVYDVSALVSIVNGKATLKLVDADVLKAFDALLAANPGKTGLTLTLNLGTVNATTVEVPLSKAIIEAAKAKGIANIAVTFNGLTVTIPVGQFSEAVTLTVTTEADTTVTSITSLKLASKVYSFDLTVGGVATTTFKQPLTIKLPLVGAASLDKELLSVSKIVYGKLQFQGGVVDGDFIVEPRDTFSSYAVVENKVSFSDTASVQAWAGRQIQVVAAKGAIEGIGSGKFAPKSNVTRAEFAKMLIRALNLENSTATESFSDVSSTAWYAPYVAVAAEKGIITGRNSSTFDPNATITRAEMATMISRAVKALKPAATTDATALSKFSDAAKISASLKDGVAFAASNNLVIGNAGKFNPNATATRAEAAVIIYRTMNFK, via the coding sequence GTGTCTTTGAAGAAGAAACTGGCAGTATCAACATTAGCAGTAAGCATGGCAGCAGCATCCGTAGCAGGGTTTCCGTTCAGCAGCGAAGGATTGGCTAAACATCTGACTGGCGTAGCATCTGCAGCAGCAGTCGATCACAATGCAGTAAAGACCAAGATTAAGGCGATCTACAGTAACCTGACTGCAACAGAAGTAACTTATTTACAGAACTATTCCAAAGAAGTTGCCGGAATTGATCAGGCGAAGTTCGAGGAAATTTTTGCACCAGTACTCGGCAAACTTCAACTTAACAGTGAAGATAAGGCGACTTCCTTGAAGCTCTTCAAGAGCGTATCCAGCGTAGTTTATGATGTATATGCAAATGATTTCGATGTTCTTAAAAATATTCGTTATGATGTTAACAATGTTAAGCTGTTTAACAACATTGCAGCCAAAGCGAAAGTGGACAGCCTTAGCTTCGACGATATTCTTGACTTCTTCTTCGCTACTAACGGCGTAGAGGCAGAACTTCGTGCGTTGCTTGGAAGTAAGTCTACTGCAGATATGATCAATCTCATCGGTAACCCAGAGTCCCAGAAGACCTTGGTTAAGGATGCCGTTTACAAAGTGCTTGAGCACAAGACTGGCGTAGGTGCACTGACTGTTAGTGATGCAGTATACAACCTGGGTATCACAGCTGATGATCTGGTGAAGACATTTGATAATGTAAATACACAGATCAAATCCGCGAAGCCTGCTGCACAGGCACTTGCTCTTGCCTACATCCGTACTTATCCGCTAGTTTCTGGTGGTGGTACTGGTGGTACTGGAGGCGGTACTACAGTTACTACCCCAGTTGCAACCCCTGGCGTTTATGATGTATCCGCTTTGGTAAGTATTGTTAACGGTAAAGCAACCTTGAAACTGGTAGACGCTGATGTACTCAAAGCCTTTGATGCACTTTTGGCAGCTAACCCAGGCAAGACGGGTCTTACACTTACATTGAACTTGGGTACAGTGAACGCAACGACTGTAGAAGTTCCACTGTCCAAAGCGATCATTGAAGCTGCTAAAGCTAAAGGCATTGCCAATATCGCAGTTACCTTCAATGGCCTGACTGTTACAATTCCAGTTGGACAATTCAGCGAAGCAGTAACTTTGACAGTTACTACAGAAGCTGACACCACAGTAACTTCGATCACTAGCTTGAAATTGGCTTCAAAAGTGTATTCCTTCGACCTGACTGTTGGTGGAGTAGCTACAACAACCTTCAAACAGCCACTGACAATCAAACTTCCTCTGGTTGGTGCAGCATCGCTGGATAAAGAGCTTCTGTCTGTATCGAAGATTGTTTACGGCAAACTGCAGTTCCAAGGCGGCGTTGTTGACGGTGATTTCATCGTTGAGCCGCGCGACACCTTCTCTTCCTACGCAGTAGTAGAGAACAAAGTAAGCTTCAGCGATACTGCCAGCGTACAAGCTTGGGCTGGAAGACAAATTCAAGTTGTAGCTGCTAAAGGCGCAATTGAAGGTATCGGCTCCGGCAAGTTTGCTCCTAAGAGCAATGTTACCCGCGCTGAGTTCGCGAAGATGCTGATCCGTGCACTGAACCTTGAGAACAGCACGGCAACAGAAAGCTTCAGCGATGTAAGCTCTACAGCTTGGTATGCTCCATACGTTGCTGTTGCAGCTGAGAAGGGCATCATCACAGGACGTAATTCTTCCACCTTTGATCCGAATGCAACAATCACACGTGCTGAGATGGCTACAATGATCTCTCGTGCAGTGAAAGCACTCAAGCCTGCTGCAACTACAGATGCAACAGCACTCAGCAAATTCTCGGATGCAGCGAAGATCAGTGCTTCTTTGAAAGACGGCGTAGCCTTTGCAGCCAGCAATAACCTGGTTATCGGTAATGCAGGCAAGTTCAACCCTAACGCTACTGCTACCCGTGCAGAAGCAGCTGTAATCATCTATCGTACAATGAACTTCAAGTAA